In the Trichoderma atroviride chromosome 4, complete sequence genome, TGTGATTGGTCTGCTATTCGCCAGATCTCTGCATTACCAATTCTATGCGTATCTGGCATGGGCAACTCCGTTCCTCTTGTGGACGGCGTATCCAAACCTCCTGGTCGTGGtgccgctgtggctggcgCAGGAGTGGGCGTGGAATGTCTTTCCCAGCACGCCTCTCAGCTCAAGCGTCGTCGTGAGTATTTTGGCCGTTACGGTTGCCGCGGCGTTTGTCGGCTCTCAAGCGAGTTCACCTGCGTACCAACCAGGAACAGCAAAACCAAAGCAGTTGTAATTCGTGGCTTGTCTTGATAGAAGCGCTGTTTTTcactcttcctcttcttcgtcgtcgctggGCGGCAGTTTTCCGACGTTGGAATCACTCTCCTCGTCGCTGAATTCCTCGACCACTTTGGCAAACTCTTTGGGCCTAGAATATCTCATTAATACATAGACTATACAACATTGAGGCAGACAGATCTCTCTCGTACCAGTATGCCTGCTTTCGCCACAATTTCTCGTCTCGCACGACATTTATAATTTCGCCAATTGCTCTGCTATCCTGCGTCCCCGCGGGATAGCTTTCGGCCAGGACATATCCGCCACGCTTAATCCAGATGGTGTTGCGAAACCGCTGGGCGAGCTCGAGAACGACGGGCTTCGTGTTTGGCATCTCGCAAGCGTACAGGTTGTTTCCTTCGGGCTTCACCACGCGCACAATGAGCTGGGTGGGCTCCAGTTCGGCTGGTGGAGAGAGCGCTTCTTgcgcggcggcgaggacgtTGCGCTTTGGTTTGCCCATGGCGGCTTTGAATTTCGATTCTTCTCAGAACTTTTGGTTCGACTAGCTGACACCTCTGATATCAAAAAAAGTTTCTAGATTTGGTGGATGGAAATAAACCGGGGCTTGGATGGAGGGGCACCATGTACGATAAGATTCCCGCGATAAGGATCGGATTTGGGCGCTTGGATTTGGGGCATCTTTATCCGCCGCGGAATTCCCCTATTGGGCGTGGCCGATTTCAGGGTCCATAGGCtattacctacctactgCTCAATACGAAGTGTTTAATCGCCCCAATGGGAGAAACACCGGGCCAatatgagaaaaaaagcttttattgCGTAATTGCTATTTTGGCGTTTATCAATCCTTGACTCACAGGGCATGGGAGCTAAACACGGCTGCAGGTGAAGCGCCAATCTCGTCCGGATCACGCACACCACCACCGCGACAAACTCAAGCCACCCGTGTAAGCCCGTCCTCCTACACCGGGGACGAGTTTTGGCGGGGGATTCGTCGGCGGAGAATTTCCATGCTAGACCAGGATCCTGGCAAGCTAGAAAAAGGGCAGCATCCTCTCACATAGCCGATCCGGCTCGCGGAGGACAACAGCCGATATCGTCTCGACCCGCATatttctgccttttttcttttttcttattcaaTCGCCATTCCCCGATGCCAATATGGGTTAATTATTCATCAGCCGGAACTGGACATTCCACTAGTCCAAGCTTATCGGTCCACGAGACCTGGAAAATTGGGCCTTGGAGTTGCGGGAGTCTGGGTTCCTGGGCGGGAGGGAGTGTTTAGCTGGCGGAGCTTTGCCGAGCTGTCCTGAATGTCTTATCAGTTGATCGACTTGGGAAGCTTTCTCTTGATCTCTCTGGAGCCCAtgattcattcattcataaACATCATCAGATATATAGTTGAAACTTTGAATCTGCTGCCCCCCCATTGGCGAGTCTACTCTGTGTTGACAACGTCCACCTTTTCACAATGGACGCAATCCTCCTGCGTAACCTTGTCGAGATCGAATCCCAGCCCTCTCCGGGCGAACCATCCAGACCACCTACAGCACCTCAAAAGGCCTACCAGAGAACATATTCTTACCAAGGCCAGGAAGAACCCTCCAACGCTAGAAGGCCATCGCTGCCCCGAGATGACAGCTATGTTTCTGGCGGTGTAGCCACTCCTGGGACAGAAGATGTACTACTGGATCCGGATCTCGAGAGAAGCCGCCCGGCCAGTCCTGCGCTCGAGGTTGACGCCGTGGAAGTGGTGCCCAGCGTATGGGATCCGTACATGAACCGGTTCCGACTGCTGGCTGTTTGCCTGTCGAATTTCAGCAATGCCTTGAGTGAcagcgctgctggtgctttGATTCCTTACATGGAGAAGTGAGTTTCTCTTGCCTCTTGTCACTTACACAGAAAAGTAACAAATCTCAGACACTATGACATTGGCTACGCCGTCGTCtccctcatcttcgtcggccAGGCCCTCGGCTTCGTCTTCGCCGCCTTCGTCCTCGACTCGCTGCGCGCCAAGCTCGGCCGCGCAAAGctcatcggcctcggccagctGGGCATGGCCTGCGCCTACATCCCGCTCGTGGCCGCGGCGCCCTTTGGCGTCGTCAtcgcagccttcttcttcgtcggctTCGGCATCGCGGTCAACGTGGCCATGGGCAACATCTTCTGCGGCAGCCTGCAGAACAGCACGTTCCTGCTGGGGATGCTGCACGGCAGCTACGGCATCGGGGGCACGGCGGGCCCGCTGATTGCCACGGCGCTGGTGACGGTTGCGCACACGGCGTGG is a window encoding:
- a CDS encoding uncharacterized protein (EggNog:ENOG41~TransMembrane:12 (i108-132o138-161i173-192o198-222i234-255o261-281i302-325o350-369i381-400o406-428i440-462o468-488i)) gives rise to the protein MDAILLRNLVEIESQPSPGEPSRPPTAPQKAYQRTYSYQGQEEPSNARRPSLPRDDSYVSGGVATPGTEDVLLDPDLERSRPASPALEVDAVEVVPSVWDPYMNRFRLLAVCLSNFSNALSDSAAGALIPYMEKHYDIGYAVVSLIFVGQALGFVFAAFVLDSLRAKLGRAKLIGLGQLGMACAYIPLVAAAPFGVVIAAFFFVGFGIAVNVAMGNIFCGSLQNSTFLLGMLHGSYGIGGTAGPLIATALVTVAHTAWSNYYTLTLGMCVVTMALAAWAFWRFEREQSPAVREREAMPDNSAFLGMFAAVKLRIVLLGSTFIFTYQGAEVSISGWVISFLINSRGGAPSSVGYVSAGFWAGITLGRFFLTAPAQRIGEKAFVYGLVVGAIAFQLLVWFVPNVVGDAVAVSIVGLLLGPIYPCAVAVFMRGLSHRDTLSGMGAITAFGSLGGAVWPFVTGLLAQAVGTWVLHPIVIGLFVVMLLCWYGIPTDSKKKQ